The DNA window TGTTGCGCGTGATGGGTGAGAATGACAGAGTCCCTCCGTTCGGTCCCGGCTGAGTCGAGAATGCATGAACGCGCCCTTTTTAATGCGCTTGTGATCCCTGCCTCCCTGCGTTGGTGTGAACCAGGAAGTCCCGCCCCCTTTCCCTCCCCAGCCACTAACAGTCTGGGTCCCAATATAGACTTCCCCCAATTTTCTTTCTCTGTTAATACAGGAACTTTGCAAATTAAAAGGGGGCCCCCAGATTTCTCTGCTTCTTGATGGTCCTGGATCATCTGCTGCTTTAAGCTTTCGTTGTGTGAGTAGAATCGCAGAAAAGGGAAATGCGACACAGATTTGTCGTAGGTCAGGGGTAATTTATTGaagataaccccccccccctccccagtcatATCAAAAACTTTTCACCATCACTCACACCCAGCAACTTCATTGGTTACAAATACAGATTGGCGTGCGACAGTAGGCATGACTGAGAGGCCTCAcccctgtttgggggggggggggtggatagtAGAGCACTAAGAAGATACAAGCAGTTTCCTTTGGAAGCGCCTTTGCATGCAGCAGGTGTACAAAAGCAGCTCCTTTTCACATTGTGATGCGTACAGGAGGAAGTTTAAAATAAGAGCAAGACAAGTCAGGGGAGAAACATGCAAATGAAAACAGTGCCGCTGTTCGCCGCGGCTGCTGGCCGCTGTCCCGGGCTCAGAAGGGCGACAGGAGGCGCTGTAGCATCACGGCCGGTCCCAGGGTCAGCAGGAGGTGTCCTGCCAGCTGGGGGGCGCTTCCACTGTTTGGTGGGGTCTTTGTCGTGGTCGTGGTCGTGGTCGTGGTCGTGGGTATGGGTTGAGAGTCTCTTACGACGACCATACTGCAAATCAGCATGACCACCAACAGCAACAGGAAGCCTGCTTTCGTCTTATGTCAGTTCAGCCTATTGGGGGGCAGTATGATATTCATTACAGCTCTTTCTGCTACAGCCTCTGCTTAAGGATATCcattttgtttcacctgaatagCGCTACTTAGGGCTGGGCGACATCATATCGGtattatatcgcgcatgcgcaataatcaccaggactTCAGATGACGGACGAAGCATTTGGCCGGatgccagcttttcggtgctatacggacatttatttacgcccataatttggtaagaatattagtagtatggcttaaatattaatgagatgcgttttgttaatgatctgtataaactttgtttcttaaattcgattagcggagcacaccacataatactgttttggtatactacggtttggtatagCTCAGTGCAATATGCGCTGAAGTCgcggtgaagaagagcagccacatcatcttttaaaagaggagatcttgtggataaacaaagtaaaaagacgTCGGCGGTGTGGTGGAactttttgcagttcaaagtctgacacatttcttaaacataaggatatttATATCGTATTTATAGTGATAATGACTTTTGGCcgtcatacaaagcctcattaatattttagccatactactaaactgctAACAAATtatgggcgtaaataaatgtccgtatagcaccaAAAAGCTGGTACTAGGCCAAATGTTgtgcctgtcatctgaagccctggtgattattgcacatgcgcgATGCAATATCgatatatcgcccagccctagcgctactgaacccccccccaaaaaagcaaAGCAGAATGACTGATGTCACTCACCTCTTGTGCCTGGTGGGTGAGAATGATGAGATTGACAGAGTCCCTCCGTTTGGTCCCGGCTGAGTCGAGAATGCATGAACGCGCCCTTTTTAATGCGCTCGTGATCCCTGCCTCCCTGCGTTGGTGTGAACCAGGAATTCCCGCCCCCTTTCCCTCCCCAGCCACTAACAGTCTGGGTCCCAATTTAAACTTCCGCTGGTTTTCTTTCTCTGTTTCTTGCCTTGGTTCTCTCCTGAGTTCTGACCCTGGCTTGAGGTCTGGTCATGGTCGTCACGGCGGTCATGGTCGTCACGGTCGGTCATGGTATTGCAAATCAACTTGGCAGCAAACAGCAGAAAGCCTCATTTGAGGGTGTCATCCTATGTCAGCTCATCCgattggggttgggggggggggtggtaatgGATTTTATTACAACTGTCTCTCTGCCACTgtaactgcttttttttttttttttgcttgtcaTCCCTGTCTCTGTGTATGAGGCACCGAACAACTGCACAAAGGCTGAGCAAAAATTGAGAGAATGTACCTAAGAGATATGGGAATGTGCGGGACAGAGTGTAATTTTTCTGCGCGACAAACGATTCCACGCGAGAGATGTTGAAAGTGTGTGCAAGTTAAAGGTTTTGTTTTCCGTTCTACCAGGTAATTTGTTTagtaattactgattctgattggctgcagaggcttcacacctggctcactcGTATAGCCCTGGTACATTTCTGCTTCATCAGAAATAAACAGAACCCCTGGTACATACTCTATCAGTTTCTGCTTCATCAGAAATAAACAGAACCCCTGGTACATACTCTATCAGTTTCTGCTTCATCACAAATAAACAGAACCCCTGGTACATACTCTATCAGTTTCTGCTTCATCACAAATAAACAGAACACAGAACACATGCCAACCAGATTTCTGTAGCCtttgtaatgtgtgtgtgtgtgtgagaggattttttgtattaataatcATATCACTTTGGGGTCACTTAATGGTCACTTAAATTAAGAATGTTAAAGCAGCAATATGCAATAGTTTGCTACTTTGTGAGGTATGATTTATAAGTGACTACTTTTAGGTATCATCTTCAAATTTATTTAGATCATATCTGATTTATAAGGACCGATAAGCTCACCTGTTATTCTCTCCAGCCACCCAGGCTGTGCACTATGTAGTTCTGTGGTCCTAGTTGAGGTTTGACAGTAGCTGCTGCCAGCCAAGACAACAGATCTTATGCTAGTAAGCTTTTGTCAGTCCTAAGTGTGGTGCTGTTGGTATTGGTTGGTTTTTGCTTGCCTTTAAGATAGTTAGTTAGCTCGCTAGCTTTCCAGCCAAACTCCTGATGTGATTCTCTAGAGTTGAGATTATGAAAGGGAGCGTGAGAATGGGCAACAGAGGAAAGGGACGTAGAGAGGGAACAGTAAGCATGCTTTTCCACTActtgatttaatttatttgttctttattatttattctgtATTAATAATTAGTTTTTGCTGGTGTCAGACTGGTTCTCGATTTCTCTCACAGATTTTCAGCATATTTCACGTGGAACTCTCTCTTGCACACAATAATAACTGTCTGTCGCGTACATTGGCTCGCGCACAGTGAGTCGTCACGCAATGCGCGCATTCATTTCCTCTGCCGATTTTCCCTCGGCTTTCGTCAAATTTGGCGCCTTGTATCTGTGCGCTCTACCATGTCCTGGATGTCCTCCCACTGGAACATGCCCAGAGCATCCAGGAGCATCCTAGCCAGATACCCAAATCACTTCAGTCGGCTCctttcgatgcggaggagcagtgacttccgaatgtctgagctcctcaccctgtctctttggctgagcccagacaccctgcgaaTGAATCTCGTTTCTGCCTCTCGTGCAGTGACTGCATtttttcggtcattacccaaaTCTAGTGACAAtaggtaggaacgtagatcgaccaGTAAATCGATAACTTCACCTTTTCACTCAACTCTCTCTTCACCACGACTGAACAGTACTGTGTCCGCATTACTGCCGACACTGCACTGATCTGCCTGTCGGTCTCCTGCTTCGTTCTTCCCTCACTCCTGAACAAGACCCCAGGATGCTTGAATTCCTCCACTTGGCGCAGTAACTCATCCCCAACCTGGAGGGGGCAGTCTACCTGTCTCTGGTTGAGAACCATGACTTGGGTGATCCTTGCATTCCTCCCTTAAAACGTGAATTTTATTGTTTCAGTTAAGCTTGCTTTAAAGAAATGCAGTCTTACTGTAACTTTAGATATGCGTGTAGAGTTTCCTGTTAGAGGATCAGTTTATGCTCAGAAAGCTAACAGAAGTAAGGTTAGCCCTTAATGGGTTTGTGGTTAATACATAAATCTGCTGTAAAAGAGAGCTGATAAGGGGTAAACACAGATAAGGGGTGAACATCATATTATAAACTGTATTATACATCCATTGTAAATCATTCCAGAGAAATAGTCTTGGGAGGGATTTATTAGGTAATAATTTGCTCCGTGGTTTGCCTTGAGCTTGGTATTGAACCTTAGTTCATTATAACCTGGTTGCAGgggtttttttaaaatgttttgaatgtttcaaatttattcttgtttgtttttttgttttgttttgttatcaTTCACAGCTATTTGATACATCCCAGAAGGCTAAGCTGAATGTGTGTCTGCTTATTGGGCTGTTAATTAAGCCACACATGTTTGATGTGTAGTCCTCTGCTTTTGTGACTATAGCGTGGGGGAAATTTTTAAGTGCTGATGTTTAATTACAGCCAGCAACTGAGTCATGTATTTGAATATAAAcagtagtttaaaaaaaaaaaaggaaaaaaaaagaatcaggGCTAATAATCATAGTCCGCTTGTTAGCGCCACTGCAATTAGTGCCCAGTGTCCTTGAGTTGGATGGCACTTTCCTGAGTGGGTCGATTGCACCACCCGGTGGCAACATGAAGGAAGTGCAGGACAGCCTGAGGGCAGCACAGCGTCGTGGAATGTGCGGTAAGGTGTGGAGGTTTTTGGGCCAAGGGATCTCGGTGTGTATATCAGTGCCTGTTAGTTCCAGCTGAGGAGTGAGCTGGCGGAGCCCGTCCTTTCGGGAAGGAATTACAGCACCTGTGGGCCTGCTTACATTTGTCCTGTCGTTCCCGTACCTGTCCGACAGCCTTCGGCTGAGCCCCTTAAGGGCCAGCGATCGATCGCTCGGGGAAGGGCAGCGAGGCCTTTAAAGACTAGGTCAGCATGCAGTAttacacgggggggggggcattcagtgTCATAGACATCGGACAATTATTCTCTTGTTTTTATCTGCCCGCTTGTTGATGCTGAATTCAGCCAGAGTGCCTCTAACACATTATTAATTAGCTGCAGTGTTTACGACGGAAGCGTTTAGCCTTACGGACGCACTTCTCTGGTTGTGCTTCCCTTCCCCACCCCTGTGGTCCTATGGACCATTCCCCTGTAACCTTAGTATTAGCACCTAATGCCCCcttaaaggggtggggtgggggtctcGCACATGTTTTCATGCCACAGAACCAAGAGATGTCTCTCTGAATCATGCACAATGGAAAGTACACAATgcagaagtgtttttttttttttttttaaactgtatattatataaaccATAAAATGCTGCAGTATCCTTCAGTGGACAAGCATAGTTCGGAGGGAGGAACATTCCCTTTGCACACAGGACTGCTGTTAGTGTTGCTTTACACGTAATATAGGTTATTTATATCGATGTGTCTGCACAATATAGCCATCGCCTATATGGGCTACACTCTGCGGAAGGCGGTTGGTGTGTTGGAAGCAGTTACAGATGCATACAGTATCAGAGGCAGTAACAGTCgtacagtattttaaaatgaaaactcAATTTAAGAAGTTGGTACTACTATTTCATATGCCATTTAGTGTCTGGAAGTTCTGGCAATTTCCGGCAAGGGTTCAGAAGGCGCTGAGGATGGTGGCTGTGAGGAGGATGCTGGCGGTGACGGTATGCAGGTCCAGCGCGCTGAGGACCCGACCTGTGCTGCGCGCGCCGTTGGGCCTGGTCTTCTTGGTGCTGCGGGTACGGACCGTTGTGCTTATCTGCGTGGAGATGGGGCGGGGGGTGCCCGTCGGGGGCACGGGGGTGCCGGCAGCTTCTCGGTCTGCAGGAATTCCACTCCAATCTGGGGCCGAGTCGAGCGGCGCCGATTTGGACAGGTGCCCCGACGTGATGGCCTGCATGGGCGGTCGGCTGGCATCGCGGGCGTCGGCGCTCTGTGGGGGCTCCGTGTACGAGGCGTAGTGCCAGCCGTGGCCCGTGCTGGCCAGGTGGGCCTCGCCGCAGATGTGCCGGGTGGAGCAGGGGCAGCCCAGCACCCGGGCGGAGGTGTGCTCCATCCAGGCCTGGAGGTCGGTCATGTTCTCCTCATCCTCGCAGGCCCAGGGGTTGTCGTAGAGCGTGATGAGTTGTAGGTCGGCCAACTGGGCAAAGGCCTCCTCGCCTACGGCCGAGAAGCGGTTCCCATGTAGGTAGAAGCGGGCCAGCCGTGGCAGGCGGTCCAGTGAGCCGGGCAGGATCTGCATCAGATAGTTGTGCGACAGGTCCACCATCTCCAAGTTGTAGGGCATGTTGGTGGGCACTGTCCAGAACTTGTTGTGGCTCAGGTTGAGCGAGCTCAGGCTGGCCAACGTGTTGTTGATGAAGACCACCCTCTCCAGCTCATTTGCCGACAGGTCCAGTGCCCGCAGGTTCCAGTGGTAGGCCGTGTCGTTCTTGTGCAGCTGCCGTAGACTGTTCCCTGCCGCACGGATGTCCCAGAGGGCACGCGGTAGAGCGCCTGGCAGCCGCGGCAGCTGGTTATGCGAGATGTCCAGGATGCGCAGGTGTGCGAAGTGGCTCAGCCGCCCGTCCAGGTCGCGGAGCCGGTTGTGGGACAGGTTGAGCTCGCGGATGTTGTGCTGAAGCCCTTCAGGCAGGTGGGTCAGGCCGCGGCCGGAGCAGTCCACAGTCCGGTGGCCTCGCGAGCAGGAGCACATGGACGGGCACACAGCCAGCACGCGGACATCtaggaggagcagcagca is part of the Paramormyrops kingsleyae isolate MSU_618 chromosome 17, PKINGS_0.4, whole genome shotgun sequence genome and encodes:
- the omgb gene encoding oligodendrocyte-myelin glycoprotein isoform X2 — protein: MSPFAWTTSILLLLLLDVRVLAVCPSMCSCSRGHRTVDCSGRGLTHLPEGLQHNIRELNLSHNRLRDLDGRLSHFAHLRILDISHNQLPRLPGALPRALWDIRAAGNSLRQLHKNDTAYHWNLRALDLSANELERVVFINNTLASLSSLNLSHNKFWTVPTNMPYNLEMVDLSHNYLMQILPGSLDRLPRLARFYLHGNRFSAVGEEAFAQLADLQLITLYDNPWACEDEENMTDLQAWMEHTSARVLGCPCSTRHICGEAHLASTGHGWHYASYTEPPQSADARDASRPPMQAITSGHLSKSAPLDSAPDWSGIPADREAAGTPVPPTGTPRPISTQISTTVRTRSTKKTRPNGARSTGRVLSALDLHTVTASILLTATILSAF
- the omgb gene encoding oligodendrocyte-myelin glycoprotein isoform X1; translated protein: MKIIRRAPTMSPFAWTTSILLLLLLDVRVLAVCPSMCSCSRGHRTVDCSGRGLTHLPEGLQHNIRELNLSHNRLRDLDGRLSHFAHLRILDISHNQLPRLPGALPRALWDIRAAGNSLRQLHKNDTAYHWNLRALDLSANELERVVFINNTLASLSSLNLSHNKFWTVPTNMPYNLEMVDLSHNYLMQILPGSLDRLPRLARFYLHGNRFSAVGEEAFAQLADLQLITLYDNPWACEDEENMTDLQAWMEHTSARVLGCPCSTRHICGEAHLASTGHGWHYASYTEPPQSADARDASRPPMQAITSGHLSKSAPLDSAPDWSGIPADREAAGTPVPPTGTPRPISTQISTTVRTRSTKKTRPNGARSTGRVLSALDLHTVTASILLTATILSAF